The Streptomyces sp. Alt3 genome has a segment encoding these proteins:
- a CDS encoding succinic semialdehyde dehydrogenase yields the protein MTDSQASTTTAASGSRVGTNPVAAAPANARTAADVVTPEVIAQLTRDVVGSGRTANHSPFTGEKLADLPESTPEDVGTAFDRARAAQPAWAATPVRARAAVLLRFHDLVLQRQSEVLDLIQLETGKARLHAHEEVQAVAVAARHYGRRAVSYLRPKRHTGVVPTLTKVTELRQPRGVVGQIAPWNYPLELSVGDALPAFVSGNAVVMKPDTETALTALWARDLLIEAGLPAGVFQVVIGEGPVVGPEVVSRADYVSFTGSTRTGREVAQGAAARLVGVSLELGGKNAMLVLEDADVEKAAAGAVRACFSSAGQLCISIERLYVHESVADAFVERFAARTKAMRLGSSLAYGADMGSLVGERQLETVSRHVAEAVEKGATLVAGGVARPDIGPLFYEPTILDGVEAPMAVCGEETFGPVVSIYRFGDDDEAVGLANATPYGLNSSVWTKNAGRGHRVAARLRTGTVNINEGYAPAYGSVQSPMGGMKDSGLGRRHGSEGILKYTEAQTVAQQRLMPLAPAFGMDDEKYAAFMSRSLKVMKAFRLR from the coding sequence ATGACGGACTCGCAGGCATCCACGACCACCGCCGCCTCCGGCAGCCGCGTCGGCACCAACCCCGTGGCCGCCGCCCCGGCGAACGCGCGCACCGCCGCCGACGTGGTCACACCCGAGGTGATCGCCCAGCTCACCCGTGACGTCGTGGGCTCCGGCCGCACGGCGAACCACAGCCCCTTCACCGGGGAGAAGCTGGCCGATCTGCCCGAGTCCACACCCGAGGACGTCGGGACGGCCTTCGACCGCGCCCGTGCGGCCCAGCCCGCGTGGGCCGCCACGCCGGTCCGGGCCAGGGCCGCCGTGCTGCTCCGCTTCCACGACCTGGTCCTGCAGCGCCAGTCGGAGGTCCTCGACCTCATCCAGCTGGAGACCGGCAAGGCCCGGCTGCACGCCCACGAGGAGGTGCAGGCCGTCGCCGTCGCCGCCCGGCACTACGGGCGCAGGGCCGTCTCGTACCTCAGGCCCAAGCGGCACACCGGGGTCGTCCCGACCCTCACCAAGGTCACCGAACTGCGGCAGCCGCGCGGGGTCGTCGGCCAGATCGCCCCCTGGAACTACCCGCTCGAACTGTCCGTCGGTGACGCGCTGCCGGCCTTCGTCTCCGGCAACGCCGTCGTGATGAAGCCGGACACGGAGACCGCGCTGACCGCCCTGTGGGCACGTGACCTGCTGATCGAGGCCGGTCTGCCCGCCGGGGTGTTCCAGGTCGTCATCGGCGAGGGCCCCGTCGTGGGCCCCGAGGTCGTCAGCCGCGCCGACTACGTCTCCTTCACCGGCTCCACCCGCACCGGCCGTGAGGTCGCCCAGGGCGCCGCCGCCCGGCTCGTCGGCGTGTCCCTCGAACTCGGCGGCAAGAACGCCATGCTCGTCCTGGAGGACGCCGACGTGGAGAAGGCAGCCGCGGGCGCCGTCCGCGCCTGCTTCTCCTCGGCGGGGCAGCTCTGCATCTCCATCGAGCGGCTGTACGTCCACGAGTCGGTCGCCGACGCCTTCGTGGAGCGCTTCGCCGCCCGCACCAAGGCCATGCGGCTCGGCAGCTCCCTCGCGTACGGTGCCGACATGGGCTCACTCGTCGGCGAGCGCCAGCTGGAGACCGTCAGCCGTCATGTGGCCGAAGCCGTCGAGAAGGGCGCCACGCTCGTCGCGGGCGGCGTCGCCCGTCCCGACATCGGCCCGCTCTTCTACGAGCCGACGATCCTGGACGGAGTCGAGGCGCCCATGGCGGTGTGCGGCGAGGAGACCTTCGGGCCCGTCGTCTCGATCTACCGCTTCGGTGACGACGACGAGGCGGTCGGCCTCGCCAACGCCACCCCTTACGGCCTCAACTCCAGTGTCTGGACGAAGAACGCCGGGCGAGGGCACCGCGTCGCCGCGCGGCTGCGGACCGGCACCGTCAACATCAACGAGGGGTACGCACCCGCGTACGGCAGCGTCCAGTCGCCCATGGGCGGCATGAAGGACTCCGGTCTCGGCCGGCGGCACGGCTCCGAGGGCATCCTGAAGTACACCGAGGCCCAGACGGTGGCGCAACAGCGACTGATGCCCCTCGCACCGGCCTTCGGGATGGACGACGAGAAGTACGCGGCCTTCATGAGCCGCAGCCTCAAGGTGATGAAGGCCTTCCGGCTGCGCTGA
- a CDS encoding serine/threonine-protein kinase — MEHAQGTGAGIVLAGRYRLGDVLGRGGMGKVWRAHDEVLHRTVAVKELTAGLYAAEADRVVLHARTQKEARAAARITHPGVVTVHDVIEYDNRPWIVMQYVDGPSLADAAKESGEVEPREAARIGLHVLGALRAAHAAGVLHRDVKPANVLLARDGQVLLTDFGIAAIEGDSTITRTGELVGSIDYLAPERVRGGDPGPASDLWSLGATLYTAVEGNSPFRRTSPISTMQAVVAEEPPPPARGGALAPVITALLRKDPSDRPTAEEAERMLLDAMEGRKPRAAQAHVPTQRLSEDDLRTFSTPDGSTAQLPQPQPQPQAPTPPYSANPPYTSAPATRSGRGRWRTVLVVVAAAAVIGGAAGLVAMKAQDGSGGTTGGGGGVEQSATVPAPSASASDEQAGDGDDSPAKDIPDGWSRVTDPEGFSLAVPDGWERRTDEGQIDYTPDDGAHRVRINLDPDPDFGNSYAHMQSIERDLSRRLPEYERLTLEENVFRDRPGSRWEFTWTESKDHPGPRHGIDQMYFAETGGPEYALYMTGPEEDRAETQKIFETMLRSWEPPERTD; from the coding sequence GTGGAACACGCACAGGGCACGGGCGCGGGGATCGTACTGGCCGGGCGGTACCGGTTGGGTGACGTCCTCGGCCGGGGCGGCATGGGCAAGGTGTGGCGTGCCCATGACGAAGTGCTCCACCGGACCGTGGCGGTCAAGGAGTTGACCGCCGGACTGTACGCCGCCGAGGCGGACCGGGTCGTGCTGCACGCCCGGACGCAGAAGGAGGCGCGCGCGGCGGCCAGGATCACGCATCCGGGCGTCGTCACCGTCCATGACGTCATCGAGTACGACAACCGGCCCTGGATCGTCATGCAGTACGTCGACGGGCCCTCGCTCGCGGACGCGGCGAAGGAGTCCGGCGAGGTCGAGCCGCGCGAGGCGGCCAGGATCGGGCTCCATGTGCTGGGCGCCCTGCGGGCCGCCCACGCGGCGGGAGTCCTGCACCGGGACGTGAAGCCGGCCAACGTCCTGCTCGCCCGGGACGGCCAGGTCCTGCTGACCGACTTCGGGATCGCCGCGATCGAGGGCGACTCCACCATCACCCGGACGGGCGAGCTGGTCGGCTCCATCGACTACCTGGCGCCCGAGCGGGTGCGCGGTGGCGACCCCGGCCCCGCGTCCGACCTCTGGTCCCTGGGTGCCACGCTGTACACGGCCGTCGAGGGGAACTCGCCGTTCCGTCGTACGTCGCCCATCTCCACCATGCAGGCCGTCGTCGCCGAGGAGCCGCCCCCGCCGGCGCGCGGCGGCGCGCTGGCGCCCGTGATCACCGCACTGCTGCGCAAGGACCCCTCGGACCGTCCGACGGCCGAGGAAGCGGAGCGGATGCTGCTGGACGCGATGGAGGGGCGGAAGCCGCGCGCCGCGCAGGCGCATGTGCCGACCCAGCGGCTGTCCGAGGACGACCTGCGCACCTTCTCCACGCCGGACGGTTCCACCGCCCAGCTCCCACAGCCACAGCCACAGCCTCAGGCCCCCACGCCCCCGTACAGCGCGAACCCCCCGTACACCTCGGCGCCGGCGACCCGGAGCGGCCGGGGCCGGTGGCGCACCGTCCTGGTGGTCGTCGCCGCGGCCGCGGTGATCGGCGGGGCGGCAGGCCTCGTTGCGATGAAGGCACAGGACGGGAGCGGAGGCACGACCGGGGGCGGTGGTGGGGTGGAGCAGAGCGCCACAGTGCCGGCCCCCTCCGCCTCCGCCTCAGACGAACAGGCCGGGGATGGGGACGACTCCCCGGCGAAGGACATCCCCGACGGCTGGAGCCGCGTCACCGACCCCGAGGGCTTCAGCCTCGCCGTGCCCGACGGCTGGGAGCGGCGGACCGACGAGGGCCAGATCGACTACACCCCGGACGACGGCGCGCACCGGGTGCGCATCAACCTCGACCCGGATCCGGACTTCGGCAACTCGTACGCGCACATGCAGAGCATCGAGAGGGACCTGTCCAGGCGTCTGCCGGAGTACGAACGTCTGACGCTGGAGGAGAACGTCTTCCGCGACCGCCCGGGCTCCCGCTGGGAGTTCACCTGGACCGAGTCCAAGGACCACCCGGGACCGCGCCACGGTATCGACCAGATGTACTTCGCGGAGACGGGCGGGCCGGAGTACGCGCTCTACATGACCGGTCCCGAGGAGGACCGGGCCGAGACGCAGAAGATCTTCGAGACGATGCTCCGCAGCTGGGAACCGCCGGAGCGGACCGACTGA
- a CDS encoding protein kinase gives MDDYAGRVLADRYRLPLPPSDAYELAETRAFDTYSGQEVLVRQVPLPEVVDAEVLDGDGLSSARRATGRTVRRPTDPAVRRAIEAAQAAAQVPDHPRLDQVFDVFAEAGSLWIVSELVPARPLAALLAERPLNPYRAAEIGSDVLTALRVLHAHGWTHRNITVRTVLVCDDGRVVLTGLAAGAAEEALCGYVPAPQPDTENAYGPPAVESGPTGPYEPAAVDAGTYELPAVEPGPYEPSAVESGPTGAYEHPAVEPGPYAPPAVEPAPEALPAPRASTDGVPAPGPRAEMEVAPPAPPAPGSAAQLRAARAGAIAAYRAGARAAARAGEDQKRADQDHEGAPATDEREESAAPPALGRPQLPSTWGRPAEAPYPYDDEDGEGDGEGDDEDDDQGPGGPVPPGRRVHLAGTWGDGPGSGRPVPAGGSGGRGGSGEDALRADARRLGGGPEGRQDRLPEPVAARVPAGGWDEVVAGSGATPAYRGPATPLAAERARQARIAVVGAVTERWAPEQAGPVHDNWQLAPPIGPSTDLWALGALLYRAVQGHAPYPEENAAELVQMVCGEPPAFAEECGPLRPVVESLLRQDPTERPDFEELRGWLRSLVRSAPEPEAGTDIVTMPPADATRLPVVRRRGELVRRRRGRGGAAHGRHRQGKARRGESRQTYEQPHDHEKPARPPREPKGPKVLREPQRGGRAPRRLGRLLLVLILLVMAAAIAYAMLFMPKEGEGTGAAPSGSVAPADPGSSPSTGASSSSGSSEPSDSPGSEMPQTSGSAVALASGYELRKDAEGFEIGVPKDWQRSSADADRQVRYGSDGFSVLVVPGRDTVKANGSDPLDYQRTAEPELKPFRDSSWATSTGLRRVDIGRQAMAEGQFTWQESSGRQVYVRNQVRIVDGRYHIVQVIGPENERDKVSDIYTQAISSYRATS, from the coding sequence GTGGACGACTACGCGGGTCGGGTGCTTGCCGACCGCTACCGCCTTCCGCTGCCTCCGTCCGATGCGTACGAACTGGCGGAGACCCGGGCATTCGACACGTACAGCGGGCAGGAAGTCCTGGTCCGGCAGGTGCCGTTGCCCGAGGTGGTCGACGCGGAGGTGCTCGACGGCGACGGCCTCTCCTCGGCCAGACGCGCCACCGGGCGTACGGTGCGGCGGCCCACGGACCCCGCGGTCCGGCGGGCGATCGAGGCCGCGCAGGCGGCTGCCCAGGTGCCCGACCATCCGCGCCTCGACCAGGTCTTCGACGTCTTCGCCGAGGCGGGGTCGCTCTGGATAGTGAGCGAACTCGTTCCGGCGAGGCCACTCGCCGCGCTCCTCGCGGAGCGCCCCCTCAACCCCTACCGTGCGGCCGAGATCGGCTCCGACGTGCTCACGGCACTGCGGGTGCTGCACGCGCACGGCTGGACGCACCGCAACATCACGGTCCGCACGGTGCTGGTCTGTGACGACGGGCGGGTCGTGCTGACCGGGCTCGCGGCCGGTGCGGCTGAGGAAGCGCTGTGCGGATACGTTCCCGCGCCGCAGCCGGACACGGAGAACGCCTACGGGCCCCCGGCGGTCGAGTCAGGACCCACCGGCCCGTACGAGCCGGCGGCCGTGGATGCGGGCACGTACGAGCTTCCTGCCGTGGAGCCCGGACCGTACGAGCCGTCGGCCGTCGAATCGGGGCCCACCGGCGCCTACGAGCACCCCGCCGTGGAGCCCGGCCCGTACGCGCCCCCGGCGGTCGAGCCCGCTCCGGAGGCGCTGCCCGCGCCCCGGGCGTCCACCGACGGGGTGCCGGCTCCAGGGCCCCGTGCCGAGATGGAGGTGGCGCCCCCCGCCCCGCCCGCGCCGGGGAGTGCCGCGCAGCTGCGTGCCGCCCGTGCCGGGGCCATCGCGGCCTACCGCGCGGGGGCCCGTGCCGCGGCCCGCGCGGGAGAGGACCAGAAGCGCGCGGACCAGGACCACGAAGGCGCCCCCGCGACGGACGAGCGGGAGGAGTCCGCCGCCCCTCCCGCTCTCGGGCGCCCGCAGCTGCCCAGCACGTGGGGCAGGCCGGCCGAAGCCCCGTATCCGTACGACGACGAGGACGGCGAGGGGGACGGCGAGGGGGACGACGAGGACGACGACCAGGGCCCCGGTGGCCCCGTGCCTCCCGGCCGGCGGGTCCATCTCGCCGGCACCTGGGGCGACGGCCCCGGCTCCGGGCGCCCCGTGCCCGCGGGTGGCTCCGGAGGACGGGGCGGCTCCGGTGAGGACGCGCTGCGCGCCGACGCGCGGCGGCTCGGCGGCGGACCCGAGGGCCGACAGGACAGGCTGCCGGAGCCGGTGGCCGCCCGCGTGCCCGCCGGAGGATGGGACGAGGTGGTCGCCGGGAGCGGCGCCACTCCCGCCTACCGCGGCCCGGCCACCCCGCTCGCCGCCGAACGCGCCCGGCAGGCCCGTATAGCCGTCGTCGGCGCCGTCACCGAGCGCTGGGCTCCCGAACAGGCGGGGCCCGTCCACGACAACTGGCAGCTGGCCCCGCCCATCGGCCCCTCCACCGACCTCTGGGCGCTCGGCGCCCTGCTCTACCGCGCCGTGCAGGGCCACGCACCGTATCCGGAGGAGAACGCCGCCGAACTCGTCCAGATGGTCTGCGGCGAACCGCCCGCCTTCGCCGAGGAGTGCGGACCGCTGCGGCCCGTCGTCGAATCGCTGCTACGCCAGGACCCCACGGAGCGGCCCGACTTCGAGGAGCTGCGCGGCTGGCTGCGCTCCCTCGTGCGCTCGGCCCCCGAGCCCGAGGCCGGCACCGACATCGTCACGATGCCGCCCGCGGACGCCACCCGGCTGCCGGTCGTACGCCGCCGGGGCGAGCTGGTGCGCCGCCGCAGAGGACGCGGCGGCGCGGCCCACGGGCGGCACCGTCAGGGGAAGGCGCGGCGCGGCGAGAGCCGTCAGACGTACGAGCAGCCGCATGACCACGAGAAGCCGGCACGCCCGCCCCGGGAACCCAAGGGGCCCAAGGTGCTGCGCGAGCCGCAGCGCGGTGGCAGGGCGCCGCGGCGGCTCGGACGGCTGCTGCTGGTCCTGATACTGCTGGTGATGGCCGCCGCCATCGCCTACGCCATGCTGTTCATGCCCAAGGAGGGTGAGGGCACCGGGGCGGCGCCCTCGGGCTCCGTGGCTCCGGCGGACCCCGGGAGCAGTCCGTCCACCGGCGCTTCCTCGTCCTCGGGGTCCTCGGAACCGTCGGATTCCCCGGGTTCGGAGATGCCGCAGACCAGCGGCTCGGCCGTAGCCCTGGCGTCCGGTTACGAACTGCGCAAGGACGCCGAAGGGTTCGAGATCGGCGTGCCGAAGGACTGGCAGCGCAGCTCGGCCGACGCGGACCGTCAGGTCCGCTACGGCAGCGACGGTTTCAGTGTCCTGGTCGTGCCCGGCAGGGACACCGTCAAGGCCAACGGGAGCGACCCGCTGGACTACCAGCGGACCGCGGAACCCGAGCTCAAGCCCTTCCGTGACTCCAGTTGGGCCACGTCCACCGGTCTGCGCCGCGTCGACATCGGGCGACAGGCCATGGCTGAGGGGCAGTTCACCTGGCAGGAGAGCAGCGGACGTCAGGTGTACGTCCGCAACCAGGTCCGGATCGTGGACGGCAGGTACCACATCGTGCAGGTCATCGGCCCGGAGAACGAGCGCGACAAGGTCTCCGACATCTACACGCAGGCCATCTCCTCGTACCGCGCGACGTCCTGA
- a CDS encoding serine/threonine-protein kinase: protein MSEAQQSREPQGDKDGRLLAGRYRLGEVLGRGGMGTVWRAVDETLGRTVAVKELRFPSAIDDDEKRRLITRTLREAKAIARIRNTSAVTVYDVVDEDDRPWIVMELIEGKSLAEVIREDGTLTPRRAAEVGLAILDVLRSAHREGILHRDVKPSNVLISEDGRVVLTDFGIAQVEGDPSVTSTGMLVGAPSYISPERARGHKPGPPADLWSLGGLLYASVEGRPPYDKGSAIATLTAVMTEPVEPPANAGGLEEVIYGLLAKEPDERLDDAGARVLLNAVINAPEEPVVPPAERTQVMALPSVGDSGSGKGGRSGTGETKGGGRKAAAAGSAGAAAAAGSGRPAVGSPAPEGQGSGAAATSVTPSAGVAESTRDRLRGALKSARNAKSPAASHTPAATASVSGPAASASRPAVPRASITDVVPRRTLAVIAGVVVLAVLGTVLALTLGGDETGDQGGAKGGDSAASSGATTGDDTEASTSGGSGKGEDDGAQDGGKEGQGQGEGEASSDPSPSKETSEPSPDPDALPAGYKRVTDERFHFTMAMPESFERNAIAGSNSGGIYNESGGFPRVQVDYNSSPGADAAAAWRGLMGAVAGSSNGYKHIGIKKVEYNGYPTVADWEFTRNQQGKRIRVLNRGFKADATHGYSIMISCEADAWDGEECRTLRETAFATFEQKD, encoded by the coding sequence ATGTCGGAGGCGCAGCAGTCGCGGGAGCCCCAAGGGGACAAGGACGGACGCCTTCTCGCGGGGCGTTACCGCCTCGGGGAGGTGCTCGGCCGGGGCGGCATGGGCACGGTCTGGCGTGCTGTCGACGAGACGTTGGGGCGTACGGTCGCCGTCAAGGAACTGCGGTTCCCTTCGGCCATCGACGACGACGAGAAGCGGCGTCTGATCACGCGAACCCTTCGCGAGGCGAAGGCGATCGCGAGGATCCGCAACACCAGCGCGGTGACGGTCTACGACGTGGTCGACGAGGACGACCGGCCGTGGATCGTCATGGAGCTCATCGAGGGCAAGTCCCTCGCCGAGGTGATCCGCGAGGACGGGACCCTGACGCCGAGGCGCGCGGCGGAGGTCGGCCTCGCCATCCTCGACGTGCTGCGCTCCGCGCACCGTGAGGGCATCCTGCACCGGGACGTGAAGCCGTCCAACGTGCTGATCTCCGAGGACGGCCGTGTCGTCCTGACCGACTTCGGTATCGCGCAGGTCGAGGGCGACCCCTCCGTCACCTCCACGGGCATGCTCGTCGGCGCCCCCTCCTACATCTCGCCCGAGCGGGCCCGTGGTCACAAGCCGGGGCCGCCCGCCGACCTGTGGTCGCTCGGCGGGCTGCTGTACGCGAGCGTCGAGGGCCGCCCGCCGTACGACAAGGGCTCTGCCATCGCCACGCTGACGGCGGTGATGACGGAGCCCGTCGAGCCGCCGGCCAACGCAGGTGGCCTGGAGGAGGTCATCTACGGCCTGCTCGCCAAGGAACCCGACGAGCGGCTGGACGACGCGGGCGCGCGCGTCCTGCTCAACGCGGTGATCAACGCCCCGGAAGAGCCCGTCGTACCGCCGGCCGAACGCACCCAGGTCATGGCGCTGCCCTCGGTCGGTGACTCCGGGAGCGGCAAGGGCGGCAGGAGCGGCACGGGCGAGACCAAGGGCGGTGGCAGGAAGGCCGCCGCGGCCGGCTCCGCCGGAGCCGCTGCCGCCGCAGGCTCCGGGAGACCGGCTGTCGGCAGCCCGGCCCCCGAGGGCCAGGGCTCCGGCGCCGCCGCCACGTCCGTGACCCCGTCCGCGGGTGTCGCCGAGAGCACCAGGGACCGGCTGCGCGGTGCCCTGAAGTCCGCACGGAACGCGAAGTCGCCGGCGGCCTCGCACACCCCGGCCGCCACGGCGTCGGTGTCCGGACCCGCCGCATCGGCGAGCCGTCCGGCCGTGCCGCGCGCGTCGATCACCGACGTCGTGCCGCGCCGCACCCTGGCGGTCATCGCCGGTGTAGTCGTGCTCGCCGTCCTCGGCACGGTCCTGGCACTCACGCTCGGCGGCGACGAGACGGGCGACCAGGGCGGGGCCAAGGGAGGCGACTCCGCGGCTTCGTCCGGTGCGACGACAGGTGACGACACCGAGGCCTCCACCTCAGGCGGCTCGGGCAAGGGCGAGGACGACGGCGCGCAGGACGGCGGCAAGGAGGGCCAGGGGCAGGGCGAGGGCGAGGCCTCCAGCGACCCCTCGCCCTCGAAGGAGACCAGCGAGCCGAGCCCCGACCCGGACGCGCTGCCCGCCGGGTACAAGAGGGTCACCGACGAGCGGTTCCACTTCACGATGGCGATGCCCGAGAGCTTCGAGCGCAACGCCATAGCGGGAAGCAACTCCGGCGGCATCTACAACGAGAGCGGAGGCTTCCCCCGCGTCCAGGTCGACTACAACAGCTCGCCCGGGGCGGACGCCGCCGCCGCATGGCGCGGCCTGATGGGGGCGGTGGCCGGAAGCAGCAACGGCTACAAGCACATCGGGATAAAGAAGGTCGAGTACAACGGCTACCCGACCGTCGCCGACTGGGAGTTCACCCGTAACCAGCAGGGCAAGCGGATCCGGGTCCTCAACCGGGGCTTCAAGGCCGACGCCACCCACGGTTACTCGATCATGATCAGCTGCGAGGCCGACGCATGGGACGGGGAGGAGTGCCGGACGCTGCGCGAGACGGCGTTCGCCACGTTCGAACAGAAGGACTGA
- a CDS encoding glycerol-3-phosphate dehydrogenase/oxidase, whose product MRTATLGPAERTEALTAMAERELDVLVVGAGVVGAGTVLDAATRGLSTGLVEARDWASGTSSRSSKLIHGGLRYLEMLDFALVREALKERGLLLERLAPHLVKPVPFLYPLQHKGWERLYAGSGVALYDAMSVSSGHGRGLPVHRHLSRRHALRVAPALRKDALVGALQYYDAQMDDARFVATLVRTAAGYGAHVANGARVTGFLREGERVVGARVQDVEGGAEYEIRAKQVVNATGVWTDDTQALIGERGQFHVRASKGIHLVVPKDRIHSTTGLILRTEKSVLFVIPWGRHWIIGTTDTDWDLDKAHPAASSADIDYLLEHVNSVLNTPLGRDDVEGVYAGLRPLLAGESDATSKLSREHTVAHPAPGLVVVAGGKYTTYRVMAKDAVDEAVHALDQRVADCVTEDIPLLGAEGYRALWNARARIAARTGLHVVRVEHLLNRYGSMTEELLELVKGDSTLGEPLAGAEDYLRAEVVYAASHEGARHLDDVLTRRTRISIETFDRGTRCARECADLMAPVLGWDTDRIEREVEHYRKRVEAERESQRQPDDLTADAARLGAPDIVPR is encoded by the coding sequence GTGAGGACAGCGACACTGGGACCCGCGGAGCGCACCGAGGCGCTGACCGCGATGGCCGAGCGCGAACTGGACGTGCTGGTCGTGGGAGCGGGCGTGGTAGGCGCCGGGACCGTGCTGGACGCGGCCACCAGAGGACTCTCCACCGGACTGGTCGAGGCACGCGACTGGGCGTCCGGCACGTCCAGCAGGTCGAGCAAGCTGATCCACGGCGGCCTGCGGTATCTGGAGATGCTGGACTTCGCGCTCGTGCGGGAGGCGCTGAAGGAGCGCGGGCTGCTCCTGGAGCGGCTCGCGCCACACCTGGTCAAGCCCGTTCCCTTCCTCTATCCCTTGCAGCACAAGGGCTGGGAGCGTCTGTACGCCGGCTCGGGCGTCGCGTTGTACGACGCGATGTCGGTGTCCTCGGGCCACGGCCGCGGGCTGCCCGTGCACCGGCACCTCTCGCGCCGTCACGCGCTGCGGGTCGCTCCTGCCCTGCGTAAGGACGCCCTGGTCGGAGCCCTGCAGTACTACGACGCCCAGATGGACGACGCGCGGTTCGTCGCGACCCTCGTGCGCACCGCCGCGGGCTACGGCGCGCACGTGGCGAACGGCGCGCGGGTGACCGGCTTCCTGCGGGAGGGTGAGCGGGTCGTCGGCGCGCGGGTGCAGGACGTCGAGGGCGGCGCCGAGTACGAGATCCGGGCCAAGCAGGTCGTCAACGCGACCGGCGTGTGGACCGACGACACCCAGGCCCTCATCGGCGAGCGCGGGCAGTTCCACGTCCGGGCGTCGAAGGGCATCCACCTCGTCGTGCCCAAGGACCGCATCCACTCCACGACCGGACTCATCCTGCGGACCGAGAAGTCCGTGCTCTTCGTGATCCCGTGGGGGCGGCACTGGATCATCGGTACGACCGACACCGACTGGGACCTGGACAAGGCCCACCCGGCGGCCTCCAGCGCCGACATCGACTATCTGCTCGAACACGTGAACTCGGTCCTGAACACCCCGTTGGGCAGGGACGACGTCGAGGGCGTCTACGCCGGGCTCCGGCCCCTGCTGGCCGGCGAGTCGGACGCCACCAGCAAGCTCTCGCGTGAACACACGGTGGCCCATCCGGCGCCGGGCCTCGTCGTCGTGGCGGGCGGGAAGTACACGACGTACCGGGTGATGGCGAAGGACGCCGTCGACGAGGCGGTGCACGCGCTCGACCAGCGGGTGGCGGACTGCGTCACCGAGGACATCCCGCTGCTGGGGGCCGAGGGCTACCGCGCCCTGTGGAACGCCCGCGCCAGGATCGCCGCCCGCACCGGGCTGCATGTCGTCCGGGTGGAGCACCTGCTCAACCGCTACGGCTCGATGACGGAGGAACTCCTGGAACTCGTGAAGGGCGACTCCACGCTGGGAGAGCCGCTCGCGGGCGCCGAGGACTACCTGCGAGCCGAAGTCGTGTACGCCGCCTCGCACGAGGGCGCCCGCCACCTCGACGACGTCCTGACCCGGCGCACCCGGATCTCCATCGAGACCTTCGACCGGGGCACCCGCTGTGCCCGCGAGTGCGCGGACCTGATGGCGCCGGTGCTCGGCTGGGACACCGACCGGATCGAACGGGAGGTGGAGCACTACCGCAAGCGGGTGGAAGCGGAACGCGAGTCCCAGCGGCAGCCCGACGACCTGACGGCCGACGCGGCACGGCTGGGGGCGCCGGACATCGTGCCGCGCTGA